The proteins below are encoded in one region of Rana temporaria chromosome 2, aRanTem1.1, whole genome shotgun sequence:
- the ZFX gene encoding zinc finger X-chromosomal protein isoform X2: protein MEEDVAELALQTTEPHAFFHASGTPHLNGNEIIVEIQETVFVSDGEGGMTVQGFAEDGDSVVIQDVIEDVVIEDVQCSDLLEGARVSETVIIPEQVLEDDIDPETEEQELEEDVLSNCDVPDSVLDSDLVESDLTVPDTESIDQSEHVVGEEIADDGLGDDMISEEVLVADCASEAVIDANGIQVQGPDGEEVNCDDYLMISLDDAEKIDEECAEEIAMAGEVEGDPSKLDGSCPEVIKVYIFKADPGEEDLGGTVDIVESESENDHGEGLLDPHTGGRLPREKMVYMTVNDSQNEDDLDVAEIADEVYMEVIVGEEDASITHDHQLDDAELSKTFMPVAWAAAYGNNMTNSVEGIEHRNGTASALLHIDESDGLERLKQKPKKKRRGENRQYQTVLLCLIN from the exons ATGGAAGAGGATGTAGCCGAGCTTGCACTGCAGACCACAGAGCCACATGCTTTCTTTCATGCTTCAG GAACACCACATCTTAATGGAAATGAAATCATTGTGGAGATCCAAGAGACTGTCTTTGTTTCAGATGGAGAAGGAGGCATGACTGTTCAAGGCTTTGCAGAAGATGGTGACTCTGTGGTGATTCAGGATGTAATTGAAGATGTAGTTATAGAAGATGTGCAATGCTCAGATCTTTTGGAGGGTGCTCGAGTGTCAGAAACTGTAATAATACCAGAGCAAGTCTTAGAGGATGATATTGACCCTGAAACTGAGGAACAGGAACTGGAAGAGGATGTCCTCTCTAACTGTGATGTACCAGACAGTGTTTTGGACTCTGACTTAGTTGAAAGTGACCTGACTGTCCCAGACACTGAAAGTATTGATCAGTCTGAGCATGTGGTTGGCGAGGAAATTGCAGATGATGGTCTCGGTGATGACATGATTTCCGAAGAGGTCTTAGTAGCTGATTGTGCGTCAGAGGCTGTGATTGATGCCAATGGGATTCAAGTACAAGGACCAGATGGGGAAGAAGTAAATTGTGACGACTACCTCATGATTTCAT TGGATGATGCAGAGAAAATTGATGAAGAGTGTGCCGAAGAAATTGCGATGGCAGGCGAGGTAGAGGGTGACCCCAGCAAGTTAGATGGATCGTGCCCAGAAGTTATCAAAGTTTACATATTTAAGGCTGATCCTGGTGAAGAAGACTTGG GTGGCACTGTGGATATTGTTGAAAGCGAGTCGGAGAATGACCATGGAGAGGGACTTTTGGACCCACACACTGGAGGTCGGCTTCCTCGGGAGAAAATGGTTTATATGACTGTTAATGACTCCCAGAATGAAGACGATTTGG ACGTGGCAGAGATTGCTGATGAAGTGTATATGGAGGTTATTGTTGGAGAAGAGGATGCCTCAATAACTCACGATCATCAACTTGACGATGCTGAACTAAGCAAGACCTTTATGCCGGTCGCCTGGGCAGCAGCTTATG GTAATAACATGACTAACAGCGTAGAGGGAATAGAACATCGTAATGGCACTGCTAGTGCTCTTTTACACATAGATGAGTCTGATGGACTGGAGAGACTAAAGCAAAAAccaaagaagaagagaagaggagaaaataGACAATACCAAACAG TTCTGCTCTGTTTAATAAACTGA
- the ZFX gene encoding zinc finger X-chromosomal protein isoform X1 has product MEEDVAELALQTTEPHAFFHASGTPHLNGNEIIVEIQETVFVSDGEGGMTVQGFAEDGDSVVIQDVIEDVVIEDVQCSDLLEGARVSETVIIPEQVLEDDIDPETEEQELEEDVLSNCDVPDSVLDSDLVESDLTVPDTESIDQSEHVVGEEIADDGLGDDMISEEVLVADCASEAVIDANGIQVQGPDGEEVNCDDYLMISLDDAEKIDEECAEEIAMAGEVEGDPSKLDGSCPEVIKVYIFKADPGEEDLGGTVDIVESESENDHGEGLLDPHTGGRLPREKMVYMTVNDSQNEDDLDVAEIADEVYMEVIVGEEDASITHDHQLDDAELSKTFMPVAWAAAYGNNMTNSVEGIEHRNGTASALLHIDESDGLERLKQKPKKKRRGENRQYQTAIIIGPDGHPLTVYPCMICGKKFKSRGFLKRHMKNHPEHLARKKYRCTDCDYTTNKKVSLHNHLESHKLTAAVIKTEKELDCDECGKVFLHANALFAHKLTHKEKAGNKMHKCKFCDYETAEQGLLNRHLLAVHSKSFPHICVECGKGFRHPSELKKHMRTHTGEKPYVCQYCDYKSADSSNLKTHVKTKHSKEMPFKCDICLQTFVDSKELQAHAILHQESKSHQCLHCDHKSSNSSDLKRHIISVHTKDYPHKCEVCEKGFHRPSELKKHEAAHRGKKMHQCRHCEFQIADPFVLSRHILSVHTKELPFRCKRCRKGFRQQAELKKHMKTHSGKKVYQCEYCEYNTTDASGFKRHVISIHTKDYPHRCDYCKKGFRRPSEKNQHTLKHHKEAALV; this is encoded by the exons ATGGAAGAGGATGTAGCCGAGCTTGCACTGCAGACCACAGAGCCACATGCTTTCTTTCATGCTTCAG GAACACCACATCTTAATGGAAATGAAATCATTGTGGAGATCCAAGAGACTGTCTTTGTTTCAGATGGAGAAGGAGGCATGACTGTTCAAGGCTTTGCAGAAGATGGTGACTCTGTGGTGATTCAGGATGTAATTGAAGATGTAGTTATAGAAGATGTGCAATGCTCAGATCTTTTGGAGGGTGCTCGAGTGTCAGAAACTGTAATAATACCAGAGCAAGTCTTAGAGGATGATATTGACCCTGAAACTGAGGAACAGGAACTGGAAGAGGATGTCCTCTCTAACTGTGATGTACCAGACAGTGTTTTGGACTCTGACTTAGTTGAAAGTGACCTGACTGTCCCAGACACTGAAAGTATTGATCAGTCTGAGCATGTGGTTGGCGAGGAAATTGCAGATGATGGTCTCGGTGATGACATGATTTCCGAAGAGGTCTTAGTAGCTGATTGTGCGTCAGAGGCTGTGATTGATGCCAATGGGATTCAAGTACAAGGACCAGATGGGGAAGAAGTAAATTGTGACGACTACCTCATGATTTCAT TGGATGATGCAGAGAAAATTGATGAAGAGTGTGCCGAAGAAATTGCGATGGCAGGCGAGGTAGAGGGTGACCCCAGCAAGTTAGATGGATCGTGCCCAGAAGTTATCAAAGTTTACATATTTAAGGCTGATCCTGGTGAAGAAGACTTGG GTGGCACTGTGGATATTGTTGAAAGCGAGTCGGAGAATGACCATGGAGAGGGACTTTTGGACCCACACACTGGAGGTCGGCTTCCTCGGGAGAAAATGGTTTATATGACTGTTAATGACTCCCAGAATGAAGACGATTTGG ACGTGGCAGAGATTGCTGATGAAGTGTATATGGAGGTTATTGTTGGAGAAGAGGATGCCTCAATAACTCACGATCATCAACTTGACGATGCTGAACTAAGCAAGACCTTTATGCCGGTCGCCTGGGCAGCAGCTTATG GTAATAACATGACTAACAGCGTAGAGGGAATAGAACATCGTAATGGCACTGCTAGTGCTCTTTTACACATAGATGAGTCTGATGGACTGGAGAGACTAAAGCAAAAAccaaagaagaagagaagaggagaaaataGACAATACCAAACAG CCATAATTATTGGTCCCGATGGACATCCACTCACTGTTTACCCGTGTATGATCTGTGGGAAGAAGTTTAAGTCGCGAGGTTTCCTGAAGAGACACATGAAGAACCACCCAGAGCACCTAGCCCGCAAGAAATATCGCTGTACTGACTGTGATTACACCACAAATAAGAAGGTCAGCCTACACAACCACCTGGAGAGTCACAAGCTGACCGCTGCTGTCATTAAAACTGAGAAGGAGTTGGACTGCGATGAATGTGGCAAAGTATTTCTGCACGCCAATGCTTTGTTTGCTCACAAATTGACACATAAGGAAAAGGCGGGGAACAAAATGCACAAGTGTAAATTCTGCGATTATGAGACTGCTGAGCAGGGCTTACTGAACAGGCACCTCCTGGCTGTGCACAGCAAGAGCTTTCCACATATCTGTGTGGAGTGTGGAAAGGGTTTCCGTCATCCATCTGAGCTCAAGAAGCACATGCGCACTCATACTGGAGAGAAACCTTATGTCTGTCAGTACTGTGACTACAAGTCGGCAGACTCCTCCAACTTGAAAACCCATGTTAAGACGAAGCACAGCAAAGAGATGCCATTCAAGTGTGACATTTGTCTGCAGACGTTTGTAGACTCTAAGGAGCTGCAGGCACATGCCATCTTGCACCAAGAGAGCAAAAGTCATCAGTGCCTGCACTGTGACCACAAGAGCTCCAACTCTAGTGACCTAAAGAGGCACATTATCTCTGTGCACACCAAGGATTATCCTCACAAGTGCGAAGTTTGCGAGAAGGGCTTTCACCGGCCTTCTGAGCTCAAAAAGCACGAAGCTGCACATCGGGGCAAAAAGATGCACCAGTGCAGGCACTGCGAGTTTCAGATTGCAGACCCCTTTGTTTTGAGTCGACACATTCTTTCTGTGCACACTAAGGAGTTACCATTTAGGTGCAAACGCTGCCGTAAGGGCTTTAGGCAGCAGGCTGAACTGAAAAAGCACATGAAAACCCACAGTGGTAAGAAAGTTTACCAATGTGAGTACTGCGAGTACAATACTACGGACGCTTCTGGTTTTAAACGTCATGTCATCTCCATCCACACCAAAGACTACCCCCATCGCTGCGACTACTGCAAAAAAGGCTTCCGCCGGCCCTCTGAAAAGAACCAGCACACATTGAAACATCATAAAGAGGCTGCTTTAGTGTGA